The following proteins come from a genomic window of Nostoc sp. TCL26-01:
- a CDS encoding lipopolysaccharide assembly protein LapB → MKLLSSPYRITKMLSLLLISGIWTPAIATVPIKHHFPIPLLAQSIVPTATTFLNQGLQAIQSGRISEAIAAFQTASQLDPTLAPAHYNLGLALRQTGKLQPAADAFYRATQADPNFALAFANLGGALLEGNNLQQASDYLQRALEIEPRIGFAHYNLGLVREQQQNWEGAIASFKKAVEYSKNAPEPHYHLGICYLQQNKINLAKEAFNQAVKINPKYPEAHYNLGVVLVNQGNFTEALAAFRKSAEANPNYPNAYYGAGLAFMQLKKYGESAKVFNYARNLYKSQGNSQWEKNAEKLLQQVQNLNSSSRGGKNN, encoded by the coding sequence ATGAAACTATTATCTTCTCCATACCGCATCACAAAAATGCTGAGTTTGCTATTAATAAGTGGCATCTGGACACCAGCAATAGCCACTGTCCCCATCAAGCACCATTTCCCCATTCCTCTGTTGGCACAATCTATCGTACCTACAGCCACAACCTTTTTAAATCAAGGCTTACAGGCGATTCAATCTGGGAGAATTTCTGAAGCGATCGCCGCTTTTCAAACCGCCTCTCAATTAGATCCTACCTTAGCCCCGGCTCATTACAATTTGGGTTTAGCGCTGCGACAAACTGGCAAGTTACAACCAGCAGCCGACGCATTTTATCGAGCAACTCAAGCTGATCCTAATTTTGCTTTAGCCTTTGCAAATTTAGGCGGAGCATTGTTAGAAGGCAATAATTTACAACAAGCTAGTGACTATTTACAACGCGCTCTAGAAATTGAACCCAGGATAGGCTTTGCTCATTATAATTTAGGTTTGGTGAGAGAACAACAACAAAATTGGGAAGGAGCGATCGCCTCTTTTAAAAAAGCAGTAGAATATAGTAAAAATGCTCCAGAACCTCACTACCATTTAGGAATTTGTTACTTACAACAAAATAAAATCAATTTAGCCAAAGAAGCTTTTAATCAAGCTGTAAAAATCAATCCCAAATATCCCGAAGCTCACTATAATTTGGGAGTGGTTTTAGTTAATCAAGGGAACTTTACAGAAGCACTAGCAGCCTTTAGAAAATCAGCCGAAGCTAATCCTAATTATCCCAATGCTTATTACGGTGCTGGGTTAGCATTTATGCAATTAAAAAAATATGGAGAATCGGCTAAAGTGTTTAATTATGCGCGAAATCTATATAAATCTCAAGGTAACTCTCAGTGGGAAAAAAATGCAGAAAAATTGTTACAACAAGTACAAAATTTAAACTCTTCATCTCGCGGAGGTAAGAATAATTAA
- a CDS encoding elongation factor G: MNEKVRLGSRNVAIVGPYLSGKTTLLESLLFVTGTISRKGSVKDSNTVGDSAAEARDRHISVEISTASTEYNRTRFTFIDCPGSVEFAQETYNALIGVDAAIVVCEPIRDRVLTLAPLFKFLDDWEIPHLVFVNKMDRANIHVLETLHALKAVSSRPLVAHQYPIMQREVGAAASADPNFGGEQLTGFIDMVSEQAYQYHAGAPADPIPFPENLKAEEHIARAEMLEALANFDDHLLEELLEDIEPPQEEILQDLKMELGADLVVPVFFGVAEQDYGVRPLLEALLREAPEPETTATRRLKGKTTKAPLAQVLKTYYTPQGGKLSLVRIWQGTLTDGLIVNGVRTGGIYRLLGQQQQSVNEAHAGEIVALSRLEGVKTGDTISTERPTELPKAEQLEPVYALAITPEKRNDEVKLSAAITKLLEEDPSLAWEQHGDTHEVILWGQGEIHLQVALDRLRRKYNLPMTTHLPQVPYKETIRKPVNSVHGRYKHQSGGHGQFGDVFLDIKPLPRGDGFNFKETIVGGVVPRQYIPGVEMGVREFLVHGPLGFPIVDVAVTLTNGSYHSVDSSEQAFKQAARLAMQTGIPQAQPTLLEPILRVQVTTPSEFTSKVLQLLSGRRGQILGYEGRQDWQGWDHVSAYLPQAEMQNFIVELRSLTLGVGSFHWEYDHLQEVPEKLAERVIASNGNGSNGNGK, encoded by the coding sequence ATGAACGAAAAAGTCAGATTAGGTTCGCGGAATGTTGCCATTGTCGGCCCTTATTTAAGTGGAAAAACCACATTACTAGAAAGTTTATTATTTGTTACCGGAACCATATCGCGCAAAGGCAGCGTTAAGGATAGTAACACAGTCGGAGATAGTGCAGCAGAAGCACGCGATCGCCATATTAGCGTCGAGATTAGTACTGCTAGCACCGAGTATAACCGCACTCGCTTTACATTTATAGACTGTCCCGGTAGTGTGGAATTTGCCCAAGAAACATACAACGCTTTGATCGGCGTTGATGCGGCAATTGTCGTTTGTGAACCAATACGCGATCGCGTTTTAACTCTTGCTCCTTTATTTAAATTCCTAGACGATTGGGAAATTCCCCATCTTGTTTTCGTTAACAAAATGGATCGAGCCAACATTCATGTCCTCGAAACATTACACGCCCTCAAAGCCGTTTCCAGCCGTCCCTTGGTAGCACATCAATACCCCATCATGCAAAGAGAAGTTGGAGCGGCGGCTTCCGCCGATCCAAACTTCGGAGGGGAACAACTCACCGGCTTCATCGACATGGTGAGTGAACAAGCTTATCAATATCATGCCGGCGCACCTGCTGACCCCATTCCCTTCCCCGAAAATCTCAAGGCAGAAGAACATATTGCCCGCGCAGAAATGCTTGAAGCATTAGCAAATTTTGATGATCATTTATTGGAAGAACTTTTAGAAGATATTGAACCACCCCAAGAAGAAATTCTCCAAGATTTAAAAATGGAGTTAGGGGCAGATTTAGTAGTCCCCGTCTTCTTTGGTGTAGCCGAACAAGATTATGGCGTGAGACCTTTATTAGAAGCATTACTCCGGGAAGCACCAGAACCAGAAACCACAGCTACCCGTCGCCTCAAAGGTAAAACCACTAAAGCCCCGCTAGCGCAAGTATTAAAAACTTATTACACTCCTCAAGGTGGTAAACTCTCCTTGGTGCGGATTTGGCAAGGTACATTAACCGATGGTCTGATTGTCAACGGTGTTCGCACTGGTGGAATTTATCGCCTCCTGGGACAACAACAACAGTCAGTCAATGAAGCCCATGCTGGGGAAATCGTCGCCTTGAGTCGTTTGGAAGGAGTCAAGACAGGAGACACCATTTCCACAGAACGACCGACAGAACTACCCAAAGCCGAACAGTTAGAACCAGTCTATGCCCTCGCCATCACCCCAGAAAAGCGCAACGATGAAGTCAAACTCAGCGCCGCTATCACCAAATTATTAGAAGAAGATCCTTCCCTGGCTTGGGAACAACACGGAGACACCCATGAAGTGATTCTCTGGGGACAAGGTGAAATTCATTTGCAAGTCGCCTTAGATAGACTGCGCCGCAAATATAACTTGCCCATGACGACTCACTTACCACAAGTACCTTACAAAGAAACTATCCGCAAACCTGTAAACTCAGTTCATGGACGCTACAAACATCAAAGCGGTGGACATGGACAGTTTGGTGATGTGTTCCTCGATATTAAACCTTTACCCAGAGGTGATGGTTTTAACTTTAAAGAAACCATTGTCGGTGGTGTCGTGCCTAGACAATATATTCCTGGGGTAGAAATGGGTGTGCGGGAGTTTCTGGTACACGGGCCTTTAGGGTTCCCCATTGTTGATGTGGCTGTCACTTTAACCAATGGTTCCTATCACAGCGTTGATAGTTCCGAACAAGCATTTAAACAAGCTGCCCGTTTAGCCATGCAAACAGGCATACCCCAAGCTCAACCCACCTTATTAGAACCAATTTTACGAGTGCAAGTCACCACACCCAGCGAATTTACCTCCAAGGTACTGCAACTGCTGAGTGGTAGACGGGGGCAAATTTTAGGCTATGAAGGCAGACAAGACTGGCAAGGTTGGGATCATGTTTCGGCTTACTTACCACAAGCCGAGATGCAGAACTTTATTGTAGAGCTGCGATCGCTCACCCTCGGCGTTGGTTCCTTCCATTGGGAATATGATCATCTGCAAGAAGTCCCCGAAAAACTAGCCGAACGTGTTATCGCTAGCAACGGTAACGGTAGCAACGGTAACGGCAAGTAA